The Flaviramulus sp. BrNp1-15 genome has a window encoding:
- a CDS encoding RagB/SusD family nutrient uptake outer membrane protein, whose protein sequence is MKNIFIKLFMLMVITIFCSCNLDEIENPNAPTVSSFANGASQADIQLLATGVEAVMRNDLAFHYDTVSILGREYYDLTGVDPRYTGELLKGPLDNNGFLTTRSYAAWYKVVKSANVLIEAVENSAAGFTDEIKNSYYGYAKTLKAYALLMLANRQYSNGIRLDVADPDNLGPNVDYTTALTGIMDILNDANTDLANSSPEFDFSISNGFSGFNTTASFSEFNRAIAARVALYQDNNSMALSLLSNSFFDMNGDLYNGVAHVFGLTGNDILNTQYHVPGQSGQEFMIHNSWINDAEAGDARVADKSFQLTGGTSFDGLSADYQIAIYDSNTDPVYLIRNEELILIYAEANIGSNNPEAIEAINVVRNASGLIDYSGGVTDDDLIEEVLNQRRYSLLGEGHRWIDLRRLNKLDATYIPLDRAGDNIIDAFPTPFSENIN, encoded by the coding sequence ATGAAAAATATATTTATAAAGCTTTTTATGCTAATGGTAATTACAATATTTTGTAGTTGCAATTTAGATGAAATAGAAAATCCTAATGCACCTACAGTAAGTAGTTTTGCTAATGGAGCAAGTCAAGCAGATATACAGTTATTGGCAACTGGAGTAGAAGCTGTGATGCGAAATGACTTAGCATTTCATTATGATACGGTTAGTATTTTAGGGCGTGAGTATTATGATTTAACCGGTGTTGATCCTCGCTATACAGGAGAATTATTAAAAGGGCCTTTAGATAATAATGGGTTTTTAACTACTAGATCTTATGCAGCTTGGTACAAAGTTGTTAAATCTGCTAATGTTTTAATTGAAGCGGTTGAAAATTCTGCTGCTGGTTTTACAGATGAAATTAAAAACAGTTATTACGGGTATGCTAAAACACTTAAAGCTTATGCTTTATTAATGCTTGCTAATAGACAATATTCAAACGGGATTAGATTAGATGTTGCAGATCCAGACAACCTAGGGCCTAACGTTGATTATACTACAGCTTTAACAGGCATAATGGATATTTTGAATGACGCAAATACAGACTTAGCTAATTCTTCACCTGAATTCGATTTCAGTATTAGTAATGGCTTTTCTGGGTTTAACACCACTGCGTCTTTTAGTGAGTTTAATAGAGCGATAGCTGCAAGAGTAGCATTATATCAAGACAATAACTCCATGGCTCTATCATTATTAAGTAACTCATTTTTTGATATGAATGGTGATTTGTATAATGGTGTTGCACATGTTTTTGGTCTTACAGGTAATGATATTTTAAATACGCAATATCATGTTCCTGGACAATCAGGTCAAGAATTTATGATACATAATTCTTGGATTAATGATGCAGAAGCTGGAGATGCTAGAGTTGCCGATAAATCATTTCAATTGACAGGAGGAACATCTTTTGATGGACTTTCTGCAGACTATCAAATAGCAATATACGATAGTAATACAGATCCTGTATATTTAATTAGAAATGAAGAACTTATATTGATTTATGCTGAAGCAAATATTGGTTCTAATAATCCCGAAGCTATTGAAGCTATTAACGTTGTAAGGAATGCTTCAGGTTTAATTGATTATTCAGGAGGAGTTACAGATGATGATTTAATAGAGGAGGTTCTTAACCAAAGACGATATTCTTTATTAGGTGAAGGTCACCGTTGGATAGATTTAAGAAGGTTGAATAAGTTAGACGCAACTTATATACCTTTAGATAGAGCAGGAGATAATATAATTGATGCCTTTCCTACTCCATTTTCGGAAAATATTAATTAA
- a CDS encoding TonB-dependent receptor domain-containing protein gives MNKLLHLKSLILLMFFGVSGLIMGQEVSGTVTDDSGGLPGVSVVVKGTTVGTTTDFNGNYSINANTGDVLVFSYVGYETQENVVLGNTMNVAMQSGVALEQIVLIGSRNPARTAIDTPVPVDVINVAELTSAGPQVNLNQILNFVAPSFTSNTQTISDGTDHIDPASLRGLGPDQVLVLINGKRRHNSSLVNVNGTFGRGSVGTDLNAIPSGAIKRLEVLRDGAAAQYGSDAIAGVINIVLNENVNELTLNMTTGAHFSENANDQTGGVDGETVNISANYGLALGEKGGFINFTGDFDFREHYSRMKEWEGDVFNLYNTVERFANNDGYNLSNLLDDDVTDVIQYANAAGINLNGATTKEDLQPILSEDNTTAELAARGLERSDFNMRVGQSEVRGGRFFANMSLPLDDEGTELYSFAGVSSRKGNSAGFYRLPNQSRTYTPAYINGFLPEINSTIADKSFAVGIKGVVNGWNIDLSNTWGKNGFLYTIGNTFNASRQNASPTTFDAGGFNFAQNTVNLDINQFYDDILNGLNVAFGAEYRLENYEIVAGEEASYGQYTQEGELITLPTQSPAVDFFGNGRPGGSQVFPGFSPANELSRDRSSVAGYFDLEADFSETFLASFATRFENYSDFGSTINFKLATRLKASENLNLRAALNTGFRAPSLHQLNFNSTSTIFQDGIPVEVGTFSNDSRAAKLLGIPQLKEETSKSVSLGFTTDLPDANVTITVDGYWVGIDDRVVYTGQFRGPGTGTELDNLLSQANASAASFFANAIDTESKGIDAVVTWDLVVANKAKLKNTFSATLSKTKKVGDIKASRVLEDAGLVGTYFPEDSRIYLEEAVPRTKVNLTNNLSSGKWNVFLRNVWFGKVSEATTNIDNQQVFDSKLVTDLSFGYQASESLTLTVGANNLLDVFPDRAIEANRSGGRFDWSRRSQQFGIGGRFLFARVSFKLK, from the coding sequence ATGAACAAATTATTACATTTAAAATCTTTGATATTACTAATGTTTTTTGGAGTATCAGGGTTAATTATGGGACAAGAAGTCTCAGGTACGGTTACAGATGATTCTGGAGGACTACCTGGTGTATCGGTAGTTGTGAAAGGAACTACTGTAGGAACTACTACAGATTTTAATGGAAACTATTCAATTAATGCAAATACCGGAGATGTTTTGGTGTTTTCTTATGTTGGTTATGAAACCCAAGAAAATGTAGTTTTGGGAAATACAATGAATGTTGCGATGCAATCGGGTGTTGCATTAGAACAAATTGTGCTTATTGGATCGAGAAACCCTGCTAGAACAGCTATAGATACTCCGGTTCCAGTCGATGTTATTAATGTTGCTGAGTTAACTTCGGCAGGTCCTCAAGTAAATTTAAATCAAATTTTAAATTTTGTTGCACCTTCGTTTACATCAAATACACAAACTATTTCAGATGGAACCGATCACATTGATCCAGCTTCATTACGTGGTTTAGGACCAGATCAAGTTTTAGTTTTAATTAACGGAAAAAGAAGACATAATTCGTCTTTGGTAAATGTAAATGGAACATTTGGTAGAGGTAGTGTTGGTACAGATTTAAATGCCATCCCATCAGGAGCCATAAAGCGATTAGAAGTATTACGTGACGGAGCTGCAGCTCAATATGGATCGGATGCAATAGCAGGCGTTATAAATATTGTTTTAAATGAAAATGTTAACGAGTTAACATTAAATATGACAACGGGAGCTCATTTTTCTGAAAATGCTAACGACCAAACAGGAGGTGTTGATGGAGAGACAGTAAATATTAGTGCCAATTATGGATTAGCTTTGGGCGAAAAAGGAGGTTTTATAAATTTCACTGGTGATTTTGATTTTAGAGAACATTACAGTAGAATGAAAGAATGGGAAGGTGATGTTTTTAACCTTTATAACACCGTTGAAAGATTTGCAAATAATGATGGATATAATTTGTCTAATTTATTAGATGATGATGTTACTGATGTTATACAATATGCTAATGCTGCTGGTATTAATTTAAATGGAGCAACTACAAAAGAGGACTTACAACCTATTTTAAGTGAAGATAATACAACAGCAGAATTAGCCGCAAGAGGATTGGAGAGAAGCGATTTTAACATGCGAGTTGGTCAATCTGAAGTTCGTGGTGGGCGCTTTTTTGCAAACATGTCTTTACCTTTAGATGATGAAGGTACAGAACTATATTCTTTTGCAGGAGTGAGCTCTAGAAAAGGAAATTCTGCTGGTTTTTATCGTCTACCAAACCAAAGTAGAACCTATACACCAGCTTATATAAATGGATTTTTACCAGAAATTAATTCAACAATTGCAGATAAATCTTTTGCTGTGGGTATAAAAGGAGTAGTTAATGGTTGGAATATTGATTTAAGTAACACTTGGGGAAAAAACGGCTTTTTATACACGATAGGTAATACCTTTAATGCTTCTCGCCAAAATGCCTCTCCAACAACTTTTGATGCTGGGGGATTTAACTTTGCACAGAATACGGTTAACTTAGATATTAATCAGTTTTATGATGATATTTTAAACGGACTTAACGTGGCATTCGGTGCAGAATACCGATTAGAGAACTATGAAATTGTTGCCGGTGAAGAAGCATCTTATGGTCAATATACTCAAGAAGGAGAGTTAATTACATTACCAACACAAAGTCCTGCAGTTGACTTTTTTGGAAACGGAAGACCTGGTGGTTCTCAAGTTTTTCCTGGATTCAGTCCAGCAAATGAATTATCAAGAGATAGAAGTAGTGTAGCTGGGTATTTTGATTTAGAAGCTGATTTTTCTGAAACTTTTTTAGCAAGTTTTGCAACACGCTTCGAAAACTATTCAGATTTCGGTTCAACTATAAACTTTAAATTAGCAACAAGATTAAAAGCTAGCGAAAATTTAAATTTAAGAGCAGCTTTAAATACTGGTTTTAGAGCACCATCCTTACATCAGTTAAATTTCAACTCTACATCAACCATATTTCAAGATGGTATTCCTGTAGAGGTTGGAACATTTTCAAACGATAGTAGAGCAGCAAAACTTTTAGGAATTCCGCAATTAAAAGAAGAAACTTCTAAAAGTGTTAGTTTAGGGTTTACAACTGATTTGCCAGATGCTAATGTAACTATAACTGTAGATGGTTATTGGGTAGGAATTGATGACAGAGTTGTTTATACAGGACAGTTTAGAGGTCCTGGAACAGGAACAGAACTAGATAATTTATTGTCACAAGCTAATGCCTCTGCAGCTTCATTTTTCGCAAATGCGATTGATACGGAATCAAAAGGTATTGATGCCGTAGTTACATGGGATCTTGTTGTAGCAAATAAAGCGAAATTAAAAAACACTTTTTCTGCAACTTTATCTAAAACAAAAAAAGTAGGAGATATTAAAGCTTCTAGAGTTTTAGAAGATGCTGGTTTAGTAGGCACATATTTCCCAGAAGATAGTAGGATTTACCTTGAAGAAGCTGTACCAAGAACAAAAGTAAATTTAACTAATAATTTAAGTTCTGGTAAATGGAATGTATTTTTAAGGAATGTTTGGTTTGGTAAGGTTTCAGAGGCTACAACAAATATTGATAATCAGCAAGTTTTTGATTCTAAATTGGTAACCGATTTATCTTTTGGTTATCAAGCTTCTGAAAGTTTAACACTTACAGTTGGAGCTAATAATTTACTAGATGTTTTTCCAGATAGAGCTATTGAAGCTAACAGAAGTGGTGGGCGTTTTGATTGGTCAAGACGTTCTCAACAATTTGGTATAGGAGGTCGATTCCTTTTTGCAAGAGTTAGTTTTAAATTGAAATAA
- a CDS encoding efflux RND transporter permease subunit gives MTKKKNKKHKQVDKEFGLSSWAIHNKTTIYVLIAVILFLGAGAYFSMPRESFPEIKETKIYVSSIYPGNTAEDIEKLITDPIEDKLKTVSNVVEITSTSQEDYSIVIVEFDENISVDAAKQKVKDEIDSETAGEDWPTFNGAKVEPNVFDLSMSEEMPILNINISGDYPVDKLKEYGEYLEDEIESLIEIKQVDIRGAQEKEVEVAVDIYKMMAAQVSFDDIINTISRENLTMSAGNLITSGQRRTIRILGEIEDPKELESFVVKTEHNNPIYLKDVANVTFKDEDKTTYAREFGKPVVMLDVKKRAGKNMVAAAEQIQVIVDNALKNVFPPDLKVTIANDQSSKTIGQVDDLVNNIIFGIILVVTVLMFFLGFKNALFVGFAIPMSMFMSLMILNYLGYTMNTMILFGLIMGLGMLVDNGIVVVENVYRLMEDEGMTRIEAAKKGIGEIAFPIIISTATTVAAFVPLGLWPGVMGQFMIYFPITLSVVLGSSLFVAIFFNSVMVSQFMTIEDKNMPLKQIIRISIIFGVIGVLIFAFGGSYRGLGTLMIVTVILLWIYRLFLRKWSNGFQNNILPLMENMYEKTLRFALSGKKPQLITIGTFLLLIISFIGFGASVSSQRTKVEFFPDNTPNQIIVYIEYPEGTDIKKTNAITKDIEQRVYKIINDSEYMEGDFNFLTESAVSQVGEGAGNPQTDGGSQAEMPHRGKITATMREYKFRKGTDSNDLLKKVQEDLKGIYPGVAISVEKDAAGPPAGYPINLELEGDDYSELITTAENMRDFINSKNIQGIDELKIDVNKSKPSMQVHIDRKKAGELGVSSGQVGQQLRNSIFGAKAGVFKKDGEDYDIYVRFNEENRYNTSAIFNQKITFRDMASGQIKEVPVSTVAKQNNTSGFSAIKHRDVKRVVTLYSALSPGFTDAGAIVSKIQHEMQSFTEKPDGVKIDYTGQIEEQNKQMAFLMGAFFTGLGLIFFILIFQFNSVSKPGIIMIAIFLSLIGVFGGIVITGSSFVIMMTMMGIISLAGIVVNNGVVLLDYTQLLIDRKKVEHNLEDDQYIEENELLEAIVKGGKARLRPVLLTAITTILGLIPLAIGLNINFFTLLSEFNPHIYMGGDNVIFWGPLAWTVIFGLIIATFLTLVVVPILFYLITKFKMWLFKNRVVNTTASQEIFNMDKRLEIK, from the coding sequence ATGACAAAGAAAAAAAATAAAAAACATAAACAAGTTGATAAAGAGTTTGGTTTATCGTCTTGGGCAATACATAACAAAACAACCATATATGTTTTAATTGCTGTTATTCTTTTTTTAGGTGCAGGAGCTTATTTTAGTATGCCTAGAGAAAGTTTTCCAGAAATAAAAGAAACTAAAATATATGTAAGTTCTATTTATCCTGGAAATACTGCCGAAGACATAGAAAAGCTAATTACAGACCCTATTGAAGATAAATTAAAAACGGTTAGTAATGTTGTAGAAATCACCTCAACCTCGCAAGAAGACTACTCTATAGTTATTGTAGAATTCGATGAAAACATTTCTGTTGATGCAGCAAAACAAAAAGTAAAAGACGAAATAGACTCTGAAACTGCAGGCGAAGATTGGCCAACATTTAATGGAGCAAAAGTAGAGCCTAATGTTTTTGATTTAAGTATGTCTGAAGAAATGCCTATTCTAAACATCAATATTTCAGGCGACTACCCTGTAGACAAACTTAAAGAGTATGGTGAATATCTAGAAGATGAAATTGAAAGTTTAATAGAAATTAAACAAGTAGATATTCGTGGTGCTCAAGAAAAAGAGGTAGAAGTTGCCGTGGATATTTATAAAATGATGGCTGCTCAGGTAAGTTTTGATGACATTATAAATACTATAAGTAGAGAAAACTTGACTATGTCTGCAGGTAATTTAATTACAAGTGGGCAGCGACGAACTATTAGAATTTTAGGCGAGATTGAAGACCCAAAAGAACTAGAAAGCTTTGTTGTAAAAACAGAACATAACAATCCTATTTACCTTAAAGATGTAGCAAACGTAACCTTTAAAGATGAGGATAAAACAACTTATGCCAGAGAATTTGGGAAACCTGTTGTGATGCTTGATGTTAAAAAGCGAGCAGGTAAAAATATGGTAGCTGCTGCAGAACAAATTCAAGTTATTGTAGACAATGCTTTAAAAAATGTGTTCCCACCAGATTTAAAAGTAACTATTGCCAACGATCAATCATCAAAAACCATTGGTCAAGTAGATGATTTAGTAAACAACATCATCTTCGGTATTATTCTGGTAGTAACTGTTTTAATGTTCTTTTTGGGCTTTAAAAACGCATTATTTGTTGGTTTTGCCATTCCTATGTCTATGTTCATGTCGCTAATGATTTTGAATTATTTAGGCTATACCATGAATACCATGATTCTTTTTGGATTAATTATGGGATTAGGAATGTTGGTGGATAATGGAATTGTAGTAGTTGAAAACGTTTATCGTTTAATGGAAGATGAGGGCATGACTAGAATTGAAGCTGCCAAAAAAGGAATTGGAGAAATTGCCTTTCCTATCATTATTTCAACAGCAACTACTGTTGCAGCTTTTGTTCCATTAGGATTATGGCCAGGTGTAATGGGTCAGTTTATGATTTATTTCCCAATCACATTATCAGTTGTTTTAGGATCATCATTATTTGTTGCCATTTTCTTTAACTCTGTTATGGTATCTCAATTCATGACTATTGAAGACAAGAATATGCCTTTAAAGCAAATTATTAGAATCTCCATAATATTTGGTGTAATAGGTGTTTTAATTTTTGCCTTTGGCGGAAGCTATAGAGGTTTAGGGACCTTAATGATAGTAACTGTAATTCTACTCTGGATTTATAGATTATTCTTAAGAAAATGGTCAAATGGATTTCAAAACAACATTTTGCCACTTATGGAAAATATGTATGAAAAAACATTACGTTTTGCATTAAGCGGGAAAAAACCTCAATTAATAACTATAGGTACTTTTCTTTTACTTATTATTTCTTTTATCGGTTTTGGTGCTTCTGTAAGTAGTCAACGTACAAAAGTAGAATTCTTTCCAGATAACACACCAAACCAAATTATTGTTTATATAGAATATCCTGAAGGTACTGATATTAAAAAGACTAATGCTATTACCAAAGATATTGAACAGCGTGTTTATAAAATTATAAACGATTCTGAATATATGGAAGGAGATTTCAATTTCTTAACAGAAAGTGCGGTTTCTCAAGTTGGTGAAGGTGCTGGAAACCCTCAGACAGATGGTGGTTCTCAGGCAGAAATGCCACATCGTGGAAAAATTACCGCCACTATGCGCGAGTATAAATTCAGAAAAGGTACTGATAGTAACGATTTGCTTAAAAAGGTTCAGGAAGATTTAAAAGGAATTTATCCTGGTGTTGCAATCTCTGTTGAAAAAGATGCTGCAGGACCACCTGCTGGTTATCCTATAAACTTAGAACTAGAAGGTGATGATTATTCTGAACTTATTACTACAGCTGAAAACATGCGCGATTTCATCAACTCCAAAAATATTCAAGGAATAGACGAGTTGAAGATTGATGTTAATAAATCGAAACCTTCTATGCAAGTTCACATTGATAGGAAAAAAGCAGGAGAACTTGGAGTAAGTTCAGGTCAAGTTGGTCAACAATTGCGTAACTCCATTTTTGGAGCTAAAGCTGGTGTTTTCAAAAAAGATGGTGAAGATTATGATATTTATGTGCGTTTTAATGAAGAAAACAGATATAATACAAGTGCTATTTTCAATCAGAAAATAACCTTTAGAGATATGGCTTCTGGACAAATAAAAGAAGTCCCTGTTTCTACTGTTGCTAAACAAAATAACACTTCTGGTTTTAGCGCTATTAAACATAGAGATGTAAAACGTGTTGTAACACTTTATTCTGCTTTATCTCCAGGTTTTACTGATGCAGGAGCAATTGTATCTAAAATTCAACATGAAATGCAAAGTTTTACAGAAAAACCTGATGGAGTAAAAATTGATTACACTGGTCAAATAGAAGAACAAAACAAACAAATGGCATTTTTAATGGGTGCATTCTTTACTGGACTAGGGTTAATTTTCTTCATTTTAATATTTCAATTTAACTCGGTTTCAAAGCCTGGTATTATTATGATTGCTATTTTCTTGAGTTTAATTGGTGTTTTTGGAGGTATTGTAATAACAGGTAGTTCATTTGTTATAATGATGACTATGATGGGAATTATTTCACTGGCTGGAATTGTAGTTAATAATGGTGTGGTTCTTTTAGATTACACTCAACTTTTAATTGACAGAAAGAAAGTAGAACATAACTTGGAAGATGACCAATATATAGAAGAAAATGAACTTTTAGAAGCTATTGTTAAAGGTGGAAAAGCACGTTTACGTCCTGTATTGCTAACAGCAATTACAACTATTTTAGGATTAATACCGTTAGCTATAGGTTTAAACATTAACTTCTTTACACTATTAAGCGAGTTTAACCCTCATATTTATATGGGAGGTGATAATGTTATTTTCTGGGGGCCATTAGCATGGACCGTTATTTTTGGCCTTATAATAGCAACCTTTTTAACACTTGTTGTAGTTCCAATTCTATTTTATTTAATAACAAAATTTAAAATGTGGTTATTTAAAAATAGAGTTGTAAATACAACTGCTTCTCAAGAAATTTTTAATATGGATAAACGCTTAGAAATAAAATAG
- a CDS encoding efflux RND transporter periplasmic adaptor subunit: MKNIYTLILVALILSSCGGGEKKESVEDIIATNNLELIREKKTELDATSQEISLQLKQLEAKIKDLDPQEKVPLITTFAAKESIFNHFVELQGNVNTKQNLVIYPEFSGVLSRVYVKEGDRVTKGQILAKIDDGGLSQQLAQLKIQSDLAKTTFERQERLWNQKIGSEIQYLQAKSNYEAQQQAVNQLEQQVGKTLVRAPFTGTIDDVITDQGSVVAPGQTALFRIVNLNDMYIETDVPERYVSDIIKGKEVKVDFPILGKEITAKVRQAGNFINPANRTFKVEVEIPNKDTSIKPNLTAKLKINDYTNEKAILIPQSIISENAEGQQYVYTIIEKNDSIAKAKRVFIETGKTQGDFIEVLSGIENGEEIIDEGARSVQDGQEVKILMVE; the protein is encoded by the coding sequence ATGAAAAATATATATACACTAATTTTAGTAGCCTTAATTTTAAGCTCGTGTGGAGGAGGTGAAAAGAAAGAATCTGTAGAAGACATAATTGCTACCAACAATTTAGAACTTATTAGAGAAAAGAAAACCGAATTGGATGCTACATCTCAAGAAATTTCTTTGCAATTAAAACAATTAGAAGCTAAAATTAAAGATTTAGACCCTCAAGAAAAAGTGCCTTTAATAACCACTTTTGCTGCTAAAGAATCCATTTTTAATCACTTTGTAGAATTACAAGGTAATGTAAACACAAAACAAAATTTAGTTATTTACCCAGAGTTTTCGGGCGTTTTAAGTCGTGTTTATGTTAAAGAAGGAGATCGAGTAACTAAAGGACAAATATTAGCAAAAATCGATGATGGTGGTTTAAGTCAGCAATTGGCACAATTAAAAATTCAATCAGATTTAGCTAAAACAACTTTCGAGCGTCAAGAACGTCTGTGGAATCAAAAAATAGGAAGCGAAATTCAGTATTTACAAGCAAAATCTAATTACGAAGCACAACAACAAGCTGTGAATCAATTAGAACAACAAGTTGGAAAAACTTTAGTTCGTGCACCCTTTACAGGAACTATTGATGATGTTATTACAGATCAAGGCTCAGTAGTTGCTCCTGGTCAAACTGCATTGTTTAGAATTGTAAACCTTAACGATATGTATATTGAAACCGATGTTCCAGAACGCTATGTTTCAGATATTATAAAAGGAAAAGAAGTAAAAGTAGATTTTCCAATTCTAGGAAAAGAAATCACTGCTAAGGTACGTCAGGCTGGAAACTTTATAAATCCTGCAAATAGAACTTTTAAGGTAGAAGTAGAAATTCCTAATAAAGACACTTCAATAAAACCAAACCTTACGGCTAAACTTAAAATTAACGATTACACAAACGAAAAGGCCATTTTAATTCCGCAAAGTATTATTTCAGAAAATGCAGAAGGTCAACAATATGTTTACACTATTATAGAGAAAAACGACAGTATTGCAAAAGCCAAAAGAGTGTTTATTGAAACCGGTAAAACACAAGGCGATTTCATTGAAGTACTCTCAGGTATTGAAAACGGTGAGGAAATAATTGATGAAGGTGCACGAAGTGTACAAGACGGACAAGAAGTTAAAATTTTAATGGTTGAATAA